A window from Chryseobacterium vaccae encodes these proteins:
- the aroC gene encoding chorismate synthase, whose product MFNTLGNLLSLTTFGESHGAAYGGIINNFPAGLTVDLDQVQYELDRRKPGQSAIVTQRKESDTVKFLSGIFEGKTTGTPIGFIIENENQKSKDYDHIANAYRPSHADFTYDQKFGIRDYRGGGKSSARETINWVVAGALAKQLLSDIEINAYVSSVGDIFCEKPYQALDFSKTESNEVRCPDAETAEKMIERIKEIKKEGNTIGGTITCVIKNVPVGIGEPVFSKLQAELAKAMLNINACKGFEYGSGFCGAKMTGKEHNDAFNTDFTTKSNLSGGIQGGISNGMDIYFRVAFKPVATILRPQESVDKDGNPVIVEGKGRHDPCVLPRAVPVVESLAAFVLADLFLINKTRNINHF is encoded by the coding sequence ATGTTCAATACATTAGGTAATCTTCTCAGTCTTACAACATTTGGAGAAAGTCACGGCGCTGCCTATGGCGGCATTATCAATAATTTCCCGGCAGGTTTAACGGTAGATCTCGATCAGGTTCAGTATGAGCTTGACCGCAGAAAACCCGGGCAGTCCGCTATTGTTACCCAAAGAAAAGAAAGTGATACGGTAAAATTCCTGTCTGGTATTTTCGAAGGGAAAACAACAGGAACTCCTATCGGTTTTATCATCGAAAACGAAAATCAGAAATCAAAGGACTATGATCATATCGCCAATGCATACCGCCCAAGTCATGCAGATTTCACGTACGATCAGAAATTCGGAATAAGGGATTATCGTGGAGGCGGAAAATCTTCAGCCAGGGAAACCATCAATTGGGTGGTTGCCGGAGCACTTGCTAAACAGCTTTTATCAGACATTGAAATCAACGCTTACGTTTCTTCGGTAGGTGATATTTTCTGTGAAAAGCCCTATCAAGCCTTAGACTTTTCAAAAACGGAAAGCAATGAAGTACGCTGCCCGGATGCTGAAACAGCAGAAAAGATGATCGAAAGAATCAAAGAAATCAAAAAAGAAGGCAACACCATTGGCGGAACCATTACCTGTGTGATCAAAAATGTTCCTGTAGGAATTGGTGAACCTGTATTTTCCAAGCTTCAGGCTGAACTGGCAAAAGCGATGCTTAACATCAATGCCTGCAAAGGATTTGAGTATGGAAGCGGTTTTTGCGGTGCTAAAATGACAGGAAAAGAACATAATGATGCTTTCAATACAGATTTTACCACAAAATCTAACCTTTCAGGTGGAATTCAGGGTGGAATTTCCAATGGCATGGATATTTATTTCCGTGTCGCCTTCAAGCCTGTAGCTACGATCTTAAGACCTCAGGAAAGTGTGGATAAAGACGGAAATCCGGTTATCGTGGAAGGAAAAGGACGTCATGATCCTTGTGTTCTTCCAAGAGCTGTTCCTGTTGTGGAAAGCTTAGCCGCATTTGTACTGGCAGACCTGTTCCTGATCAACAAAACAAGAAATATCAATCATTTTTAA
- a CDS encoding thioredoxin family protein yields MKNYWDNGISFEEYIRIGRERLENPANEQEAEYKQYYELGLQRMDRTLKKYVPDEDQLKELASKNFDGKILIISEAWCGDASATVPALVKFFEGHNEVRIFLRDSDKSLINQFLTNGTESIPKVIILDQDFNIKNSWGPRPKYGHELLMKYKADPEGYPKDNFYNDLQLYYAKNRGKDAVQEILELL; encoded by the coding sequence ATGAAAAATTACTGGGACAACGGGATCTCTTTTGAAGAGTATATCCGTATCGGAAGAGAAAGACTGGAAAATCCTGCTAACGAACAGGAAGCCGAATATAAACAATATTATGAACTGGGACTTCAGAGAATGGACAGAACTTTAAAAAAGTATGTTCCAGATGAAGATCAGCTGAAAGAACTTGCTTCTAAAAACTTTGACGGAAAGATCCTGATTATTTCTGAAGCATGGTGCGGTGATGCCAGCGCCACAGTTCCGGCTCTTGTTAAATTCTTTGAAGGGCATAATGAAGTAAGAATTTTCCTAAGAGACAGCGATAAAAGTCTGATCAATCAGTTTCTGACCAATGGAACAGAATCTATTCCTAAAGTGATTATCCTGGATCAAGATTTTAATATAAAGAATTCCTGGGGGCCTCGTCCAAAATACGGACATGAGCTTCTGATGAAATATAAAGCAGATCCTGAAGGCTATCCAAAGGATAATTTCTATAATGATCTTCAACTTTATTATGCCAAAAACAGAGGTAAAGATGCTGTTCAGGAAATTTTAGAA